One segment of Thermodesulforhabdaceae bacterium DNA contains the following:
- a CDS encoding zinc ribbon domain-containing protein, with the protein MPIYEFRCINCGNVEEVLIISSSEQVELKCKECGGDSFERIVSRTSHFVKSSSSSESPSLTTRSCSPSSSCSTITLPGHTR; encoded by the coding sequence ATGCCAATTTATGAGTTTAGATGTATTAATTGTGGCAACGTTGAAGAAGTGCTCATCATTTCCTCCAGCGAGCAAGTAGAACTTAAATGTAAAGAATGTGGTGGAGACAGCTTTGAACGTATTGTTAGCAGAACAAGTCATTTTGTAAAATCATCATCTTCTTCAGAATCGCCATCTTTAACTACCAGATCCTGTTCACCTAGCTCATCTTGTTCAACCATAACTCTACCCGGGCACACTCGCTAG
- a CDS encoding electron transfer flavoprotein subunit beta/FixA family protein — MNIVVLLKQTPDTESVIRIADDGKSIVTTDLKWIINPYDEFAVEAALRLKEKHGGTVTIVSWGPQRVVESIRTALAMGADKGVLIDDSALDESDSLGIAKVLAAAVKQLNPDIVLCGHRAVDYDHNQRGPMVAELLGWPHLPLALSMECDGQTVKIERPVEGGKMILSSPLPVVVTMGGSHAVWNPRYASLPGIMKAKKKPLEVKKLADLGLSPDECGGSAAKIRLVELQRPPERKAGKIINGNLDTEGKARELVRLLHEEAGVI; from the coding sequence GTGAACATTGTAGTGCTTCTCAAACAGACACCGGATACTGAATCGGTCATCCGGATAGCAGATGATGGCAAATCCATCGTTACGACAGATCTTAAATGGATCATCAATCCTTACGATGAGTTTGCCGTAGAGGCAGCCCTAAGGCTTAAGGAAAAACACGGGGGAACGGTAACAATAGTAAGCTGGGGACCACAGCGCGTTGTAGAATCCATACGCACGGCTTTGGCAATGGGCGCCGATAAAGGTGTTCTTATTGATGACAGCGCTCTTGATGAAAGCGATAGTCTCGGCATTGCAAAGGTTCTCGCTGCTGCTGTAAAACAGCTCAATCCGGATATAGTTCTTTGTGGACATCGGGCAGTAGATTACGACCACAACCAGAGAGGACCGATGGTGGCAGAACTTCTGGGATGGCCTCACCTTCCTCTGGCTCTTTCTATGGAATGTGATGGACAGACGGTAAAAATCGAAAGGCCTGTAGAAGGAGGCAAGATGATTCTTTCTTCGCCCCTTCCAGTAGTTGTCACTATGGGTGGGTCCCACGCTGTATGGAATCCCAGATATGCCAGCCTCCCTGGCATTATGAAAGCGAAGAAGAAACCTCTTGAAGTTAAGAAACTTGCAGATCTTGGTTTGAGCCCTGACGAATGTGGAGGATCTGCGGCAAAGATCAGACTCGTAGAGCTCCAGCGTCCACCAGAAAGAAAAGCCGGAAAGATTATAAACGGCAATCTCGACACAGAAGGCAAAGCAAGAGAACTGGTTCGGCTGCTTCACGAAGAAGCGGGTGTTATATAA
- the ftsY gene encoding signal recognition particle-docking protein FtsY — protein MIWWPGKKKKEDKESNDKEIQNLDVFPESSSEVTEETQESDTDDQSFHEESKERESFLGRLVRGLQKTREHLSARVERLFKNRQTIDRELFDELEEILITSDVGVGATRTLLDRLSNRVKKEAVQDPSELYRMLEEEIASLVDISADSINLDRASPFVVMVVGVNGVGKTTTIAKLAHFWKTEGKKPLVVAGDTFRAAAIDQLALWAERIGVPVIKQKPGADPSAVAYDALESALSRGYDVVIVDTAGRMHTKSNLMEELKKIRRVMAKKISDAPHETFLVLDATTGQNAYSQVKIFKEEMNISGLILTKLDGTAKGGVVIGICHEFGIPIRFIGVGEGINDLRPFQPDLFARALLKH, from the coding sequence ATGATTTGGTGGCCTGGAAAAAAGAAAAAAGAAGATAAAGAATCAAACGATAAGGAAATACAAAATCTAGATGTGTTCCCGGAGTCAAGCTCAGAAGTTACCGAAGAGACCCAGGAAAGCGATACCGATGATCAGAGTTTTCATGAAGAGTCCAAAGAACGGGAGAGTTTCCTGGGACGTTTAGTTAGAGGACTTCAGAAGACCAGAGAACACCTTTCTGCTAGAGTGGAAAGGCTTTTCAAAAACAGACAGACTATAGACCGTGAATTGTTTGATGAACTTGAAGAAATCCTTATTACATCCGACGTGGGAGTCGGTGCTACCAGAACACTCCTTGATCGCCTGAGCAATCGTGTAAAAAAGGAGGCGGTTCAGGATCCGTCAGAACTATACAGGATGCTTGAGGAAGAAATCGCTTCGCTAGTGGATATTTCTGCAGATTCCATCAACCTTGACCGTGCTTCTCCCTTTGTCGTTATGGTTGTTGGTGTTAATGGTGTCGGAAAGACTACAACAATAGCTAAACTTGCTCACTTCTGGAAAACCGAAGGTAAAAAGCCTCTTGTTGTGGCTGGAGATACTTTTAGAGCCGCCGCCATTGATCAGCTAGCTTTATGGGCGGAACGAATAGGAGTGCCTGTAATAAAGCAGAAGCCTGGAGCAGACCCATCCGCTGTCGCTTATGACGCTCTCGAATCGGCATTATCTAGAGGTTACGATGTGGTAATTGTTGATACGGCAGGACGAATGCACACTAAGTCGAATCTTATGGAAGAACTTAAAAAGATACGTCGCGTAATGGCAAAGAAAATCTCCGACGCCCCTCATGAAACTTTTTTGGTTCTGGATGCTACTACCGGTCAGAACGCTTATTCTCAAGTAAAAATCTTCAAGGAAGAAATGAACATTTCGGGACTCATACTGACAAAACTGGACGGCACAGCTAAAGGGGGCGTCGTTATCGGTATATGCCACGAATTCGGCATTCCAATAAGGTTCATCGGAGTAGGAGAGGGCATAAATGATCTTCGCCCATTTCAGCCTGATCTTTTTGCCAGAGCCCTTTTAAAGCATTAA